From Carcharodon carcharias isolate sCarCar2 chromosome 21, sCarCar2.pri, whole genome shotgun sequence:
TTAGTGTTAAATTGCAAGTTATAGTCTGTAATTATTATTTATGAGATACATTAGTCAATATTAGGCAGCTTGAGTTGAACTGATATTTGATCATTAAACAGCAAATTCACAGTTTGATCATTTGTGCAATTTTAACTTGCCAACTTTTCGGAAATCACAGTTTCAAAATTGTGGTCATATTTTAAACACTATCATAAGAAGGATAACTGAAAATGTTATAGCTGCTAAACAATTCAGTTGAAGATTATTACAACATCCTATTAACCAGCCTAGTAGTAGTTCTGAGTCAATAGAAAATGAAAATTCAACCGATTCCAATTACAATAAATTAACTGTTGCTGCTATGCAACGTCCAAGAACAATGGAAATTTACAAGGTTTATGGTTACTTGCAATTACTTTCTAAAAATGTAGATTTCTTTGAAACAAAAACTTTCAGATTATTGTTTTCAAAATAAACAAAGGTGGATTTGATCTGTCCAAGCCAGAAAGGTGTTAATGGATGTTGATACTTTTCAAATTGGTGAGTTCCTAGCTAACCATACTATAATGGAAACCCAAGCAAAATGCCATTTCAGTCTTTGGCACCTACAGTGGTGAATATTCACAGCATGAACAATTTAACAATAAAATAGAACAACAATATAAATCAAAATTGCAAAAAAGGCTGTTGAACTCTTCACATGAATGCAACTTTTAATTCTAGCTATTAGAAAATAACCAGAACAGAAAcaaatttaaacaattaaagccTAAATCAGAGCAGATGGAGTATCAGCTGAAATTcacttaaaagcaaaatagttaTAACCAAGGTCACAAGGTTCAAGTGCAAAACCTCATTATGAGGTAAACTTTTCATAAAATGCAACATTGAAACACAATTCCACTCAGTGGCATTTTCAAAATGCCATTTTACCTGCTAACCTTTGGCTGGTGAACAGGATAACTTGCCATATTTTTTTCAAATACCGAGCAAGTAACATCCTTTTACATTTCAATAACATATTCATCTCTGTTGCACATCTATACTACAAAATTTGTTATGCAGAATTGTGCTGTGAAAAATTCGAATAAAAAAGGCTGTTTTAGTTTACGATCTAAAAACATCAAACCTACATTTAGCCCACATTTTTCTTTATTAATTATTTTAgtgttttttaaacttaaaattaTATGTTCACAAGAAATGTGTACTTTTAAAAATAAGACCAATCCTTGTATTTCAGTAGGATCAAAAATAAAGCTTTGATTTGCCACCAGATTTTACCCAAGTACTTGCAATTACCAAAGCTCCATATAAGTGCATCATCCCACTTTTTTTTGGGCTATGCCGAGTCATTGCACCCTTCTGTGTCTATAGCTTTGCAACTGAAACAATTGTGTGAAAAAGTAAACACAATCCTGTTCAACTTGTTCCCAACTGCCGGCTTTGATGATTTATAAAAATCACAAATGATTAATGAATGAAAATAAGAGTCGAAACTGAGCATGATGTACCAAAACATATTTCAGTGTCAATTAGTTATTGAATTATCTATACATTATTTGTGAACTACAATATTTTAATTTCTTTATATACCAGTGCATTTGTAAAAGCTGaaaggagtgagtttgggacttGTGTAGCTAGCTGCACAGGCAGTAATATCTTACTATTATGAAAAAAACCAGCAAATGAAAATGCAAACATCTATTAAAATTAGTGTTATTATTCACAATTGTAGAGATCAGTAGCCTGACACTGAGGAATGTGCAAAGTATAAAATGTACTACAAAACTCAAATTAATTTGCAGAGAGAAAATTTAAGCTACTGTATTTAATGATTCAGTATTATGACACTGTTACAAAATACTCAGGACCGATATTTTCGGAAAATTGCTGCTGATGCTAAATAAATGTTAGGGTGGATTTACACTACAAGTGAAGCACTGAGAGAAGGTGGTTTTGACTGCACATCAATGCTAAATTTACGTGGTGTAAATTGGGATTAATCCCCAAACCTACTCCAAAGTGCAGCAAAGTGAGATTCCATCCTTGAGATTGCATCACTTTGCTTTGTTTTGGTGTCAGTTTAAACCATAACTTCAGGCTGAGCATGAATTTATGTTATAGCTGCAGCAGTGGTTAACCAATGCTACAACTGATGCTTAAATGCACTACAGGGTGCACTTTCTAAATGCAAGAGTCAGTCAAGAATTAAGGGCCAAAAAGTTAGCTAGAAATCCAAAAGTAGCTGTTTGATTAAGCCATACAAAATGTGGGAAGCTGTTTCCTTTATCCCACCAGCACTGTGCTCTTGAACGCTATTTGATTTTGTATGTCACAGATAGATTACCAGACTAAAAATTCCAGGGATCCATATTCCTTTAAAGCCTTTTGGACAATCATCATCTCATTCTAATCTATTTAAAAAGTACCAGCAGTTTATTGCATCCATTCAATTGTGTGACCTTGGAATATCTACTGAAGGACAAGCATGAGCATCAGTACTGAGCTCTGGTTATTGGTAGGATTGAAATGTAATTGGATATGTACAAGAATATTGCTAAGGGGAGACTTGTCAAAAATTATTACCAAGGCAACACAACCTGAATAACCACCAGAAGAATGAAGAGAGAAATGTATTACTTTTTGCATGCAGAGGGTCATTAGAGCATGACATGTTTTACCATAAATGGCAGCTTTTACAAATTTACTGGTTAAGTACATGAAAATTAAGAATATAGAAGGATACAGGGGAGACTGGAGAATGAAGTTCGATAGATTACTCTATTATAAAGGTAGTATCCAGACAGGCTCCATGTGTCAAATGGCTTACTTTTATGCTGCCATGTACATAAAAAAGACAAAAACTATTCTGAAGCAGGTAATCATCATTTGGGAAGGTGTATCCACTAGGGCAAGATAGGTGGCATGTACAATAAACAGATGATTCTTTGTATATTGAGAGGGAAAGATTTTTACCCTTTCGTCTGCAGCTAAAAACTTCAGTGAGAATGTGTCATAATATTCTTTGACCAATTTTCCAGAAGTGACAGTGCTGGCCTTATTAAACAAAGTATGTTTAGTGAAAAAATTGAGTATCATATCAATGAGTTTGTTAATTTGAGTGTAATCTATTTTAGCACAGTTGTAATGACGATTAAAAATAAGCCATTACATTCTATACGTTTACTGGCAACTGTTAACTTATATGTTCAATAATCTAatcggggaaaaaaaaatcacacttttTGCTTCATTCCTTTGGCTGCATAGATGCAGATTTTTTTCCAGACAAGTGCCATCTGCTAATAACCGGGTAATATACATGCATTTACCAGTCTGTTCAACGTGCTAGAAAAGAATACTAACAAGAAAATCTACTAACTACTCACAGATGTATACAATACAACAGACACAAATTTTAGGCAATTGTCCTCTTTTGTGGCACATAATTTTGCAAAGAGGCTCTAGTTTTGTTCCTCAATTTACCTCCCCACAGCTTTACAACAGATGCTGACTACACATCTCGATACAGTGATTTCCTTTTCTTGCAAGGTCATCAGCCAAAGATCGCAAGGACAAGATGGCATACACTTTTCAACAAGACCAATGCCAGTTTGTTCAAAAACTGAACAGAGCAAATTGCTTGTCAAGAAAATTTAACATTGAATTTTGTGTGACTAACTGCACAGTTACACACAGTAGTAGTGTGAATTATAGCCTAACTATAGGCAGCCAGCAGAAGTTTAACTTCTTAAAagaagtttttctttctttttccttccAAATTTGCCAAAGCAACAAAATTAGGGGTAAACAACACTTGTTCCAGAATTGGTATCCCATATAGTGATGCCCCTGTCAGCAAATAAGTTGGTAATATATAGGAGTGCAACAATGTAATCATTCAAGTAAAatttggaatcatagaatgataaagCATGGAAGGCGCCCATTAACTGAAATTCTAAGTACCATAAATACATTTTTactttgagtttttttttcctgGCTTTAGATTCTATCACCTACACTGTTATAGTCATAATTTTGTTGCTTCTCCTGTATTTGTGAATACAATGACATCGCCACTCGTAAAACCTCTGAATTCTTCAAGGTTAACAGGGTGACTTTCAATTGACAAGGCTGACAAAAATACACTGCAGTATCAGACATTTACTTTACCATATCATTAAGAAGTCAGTTTCTTTTGTCAACTCACACTGATATTGTTGCTTCCTTAAGAACATTACTAGGTGTTTGTTTTGTTTATGTATCCCTTGAATGCTTTCATTTTTCTAACAAATATAGAAAAAGGATATTCCACTTTATAAACTTTTCAAATTTTCTAAGTGCAAACTGTACTGCATGTTCTGTATAAGAGAGTTATATAATGCAGCAGAACTATTTTGGCAACATAGCAGCTCTGGTAGCAAATAACTACAAGTCCTAGGTTAGCTTAAAAGTAAAACTGGATCATCCATTTCATGGAATGGAATAGAGCTTGCTTGGCTCTCTCCAGAGTCCGAGTCATATGGGGCGTCAGGTAGCTCTAAAAAACTGTAAGCTATTTGgtcatcttccagttctgatctATCTTGACAGCTGGTGTTCAAGTATTCCTCTTCATCCACGTTATTGAAATCCTGTGGAATAAATAGCATCTCTGGGTAATTTCTGCTGACCAGGTCACTTGTTGTCTGCAGAGAAATTTTCCGAAAAGCTAAGAGATGCATATGGGAGAACTTAACATATTTATACCGTTTGAATCCCAAAGATTCAATGGCAATTTTCCAGCTCTTAACCATATAGGCATGACGGTTTTGGTGAGAAGAATCAGGTGTGATTATAAGGAGCAAACCATGGAGTGCAAGAAGTTCATGGGCTTTCTTACAGCAGATCCAGCGTTGGTAAGGGGCAGGAAAGTAAGACAGTAGAAGAGAAAAAACAACAACATGAAACAGCTCTCCTGGGAGGGAGTCAATAGGATTTTTTAGCTGCTTGAGAAAGGCATCTATTGCATCTTGAGCAAGCTGGAGGGGCTGCTGCAACTGAAGATTGAGGAAATCACATTTGTACACACTCTGCAAAACAAAAAAGAAATTTCCAAGGTTATTTCATTGTGGTTTAAAAATTGTTTGTCAAATCATGGTAAGGTGGTGCATAATGCTATATAACAATCATGTAATAAAGCACAGTGTGCTATGAACCTTGCAAAATATACAGTAAAATCTATTATTTGGCATGCACAGGAAATGGGTGGTGCCGGTTACCTAAGGAGATTCATTTTCAACAAATCCAGGGTGACCTTGTGGTATGCAATACCACATAAAATCCATCTTATAGGGAGAGCAGGGAGACAGCTCTTCGGTTGTTGAAATTGGAGCGTCTGAAACTCCAGCACAAGTACAGGATAGGAACAGAGCTGTCAACATTTCTGTGGATACATTAGCCTGTGACTAAGCCTCTCACTGCATCCGTAGATATATTAACTTGTGACTCGGCTGGCTGTCGTCCCCAGACGTGCCAACTCCTGCGAATTGATCATGAGACACACGATTTCTCAATCAAATCCTGGCTCCCTCGTGAGAGGGCTGTGGAATCTTGATTTTCCTGATCAGGTTGCTGGAATCAGAATGCCAGCACTGTCTTTTTCTCTTAGCTCAGGTGTTACAGAAGCTCTGGAGAACTGACTTAAACCTTT
This genomic window contains:
- the bmt2 gene encoding S-adenosylmethionine sensor upstream of mTORC1: MEEGDGWHNVSLAERAAESGLTGNQAAVVVVAAASEGDRKREQEKLSGVVKNVHRKLRKKYREVGDFDKIWREHCEDEETLSEYAVAMKNLADNHWAKSCEGEGRIEWCRSVCQEYFLNGGMKKVLEKDEKRARLAIAMATPTFNVQTPEKKDDHSASNGILMSLDASITKLISFSGKIRLLDVGSCFNPFLKFDEFLAVGIDIVPAVESVYKCDFLNLQLQQPLQLAQDAIDAFLKQLKNPIDSLPGELFHVVVFSLLLSYFPAPYQRWICCKKAHELLALHGLLLIITPDSSHQNRHAYMVKSWKIAIESLGFKRYKYVKFSHMHLLAFRKISLQTTSDLVSRNYPEMLFIPQDFNNVDEEEYLNTSCQDRSELEDDQIAYSFLELPDAPYDSDSGESQASSIPFHEMDDPVLLLS